Proteins from a genomic interval of Alphaproteobacteria bacterium:
- a CDS encoding putative quinol monooxygenase — MSKIALFVQLEVDAAQRQYFMREMNDHAAKTLAGEAGCKQFDVYASRDDENTFLLYEVYADQAALEIHRDNPQLGRFRDATSDMVTSRRIVEGLALPA; from the coding sequence GTGAGCAAAATTGCCTTGTTCGTCCAACTCGAGGTCGACGCCGCCCAACGCCAGTATTTCATGCGCGAAATGAACGACCATGCCGCCAAGACACTGGCTGGCGAAGCGGGTTGTAAGCAGTTCGACGTCTATGCCTCGCGCGACGACGAGAACACTTTCCTGCTCTACGAGGTCTACGCCGACCAGGCGGCCCTCGAAATCCACCGCGACAACCCCCAACTTGGCAGGTTCCGCGACGCCACCAGCGACATGGTGACATCGCGCCGCATCGTCGAG